One stretch of Thalassovita sp. DNA includes these proteins:
- a CDS encoding cbb3-type cytochrome c oxidase subunit I produces MIYSVALLICLILAPLLAHFRGRKPAGLFFAVAAVYAVFGAVSFVQTQIVLRQVREAEPAYHDTYYVVSHGHFLVTIGIAMAVIGAITWVQTRFGAMRYPGLTKLLFWILHIALIGTSFQGVLASILPKPRKYIDYSKFMETYALLSSWSGFLSQVALLGLLCLLLWSIMAKWLLR; encoded by the coding sequence GTGATCTATTCCGTAGCGCTTCTGATTTGTTTGATACTTGCGCCGCTTCTGGCTCATTTCCGGGGCAGGAAACCCGCCGGACTATTCTTCGCTGTGGCAGCGGTCTACGCGGTTTTCGGTGCTGTCAGTTTTGTGCAAACCCAAATTGTTCTAAGGCAAGTCCGTGAGGCTGAACCTGCGTATCACGACACCTATTACGTGGTTAGCCATGGCCACTTCTTGGTGACCATTGGCATCGCAATGGCGGTCATAGGCGCAATAACATGGGTGCAAACGCGCTTTGGGGCGATGCGATATCCGGGCCTGACGAAATTGCTATTTTGGATTCTGCATATCGCACTGATCGGCACGTCATTTCAAGGAGTGCTCGCTTCTATCCTGCCGAAGCCGCGCAAATACATCGACTATTCGAAGTTCATGGAAACCTACGCTCTGCTAAGCTCCTGGTCAGGTTTTCTGTCACAAGTAGCACTACTCGGACTGTTGTGTCTGCTCTTGTGGTCGATCATGGCGAAATGGCTTTTGAGGTAA
- a CDS encoding DUF6602 domain-containing protein, whose translation MTTKTYKTAGWQRFELNRRKMLANYDLAKFENAKRPLQTEHGNVAEATLRSWLNDFLPDRYGVTSGFILPPVLEVNHPVEYHYDLIIYDRLNAPVLASDLDNDKSRSGTSKMIPAQCVKAVFEVKARATQASSTTAAKKLQELSAIRRFFGRNFFSGVVFFELETPPKRSLKILDELIPDSAQSRMLDTGCILRCTPHEEASGKLESFHGVINGPTSQPPLFRNFLDVRMVLEGGIPSSTNDTSFGIFNVRTTSNNHQQHFYLRHISRTAKGEPGNYRGVTVEWSRNGFTIFILDLLSRLGTGRRFSPDVVGGLPFGLEFDQPN comes from the coding sequence ATGACAACAAAAACTTACAAAACTGCTGGCTGGCAACGATTTGAACTCAATCGGCGGAAAATGCTCGCGAATTACGATCTGGCCAAGTTTGAAAATGCTAAAAGGCCTCTGCAAACCGAACACGGAAATGTGGCGGAAGCAACTCTTCGAAGTTGGCTAAACGATTTCCTGCCAGATCGGTACGGAGTGACTTCAGGTTTCATTTTGCCCCCTGTTTTGGAAGTAAATCATCCGGTGGAATATCACTACGATTTGATAATTTATGACAGGCTAAATGCGCCAGTCTTAGCATCAGATCTGGACAACGATAAATCAAGGTCCGGCACTTCCAAGATGATACCAGCACAGTGTGTAAAAGCTGTGTTCGAAGTGAAAGCAAGAGCGACTCAAGCCTCGTCAACTACCGCCGCCAAAAAATTGCAAGAATTGTCTGCCATTAGGAGATTTTTTGGGAGAAATTTCTTCTCTGGCGTGGTATTCTTTGAGTTGGAAACTCCACCGAAACGAAGCTTGAAAATTCTTGATGAGCTCATTCCAGATAGCGCTCAGTCTCGTATGTTAGACACGGGTTGCATCCTCAGGTGTACACCTCATGAAGAAGCATCTGGGAAACTAGAGAGTTTCCACGGCGTTATAAATGGACCAACCTCGCAGCCTCCCCTTTTTCGAAACTTTCTAGATGTGAGGATGGTATTAGAGGGTGGGATTCCAAGCTCAACGAACGATACAAGTTTTGGGATCTTCAATGTTCGCACTACGTCCAACAATCATCAGCAGCACTTTTACCTTCGGCACATTTCGCGAACAGCCAAAGGTGAGCCTGGGAACTACAGAGGGGTTACGGTTGAGTGGTCGAGAAACGGGTTCACAATTTTCATCCTCGACCTCCTCTCGCGATTGGGAACTGGCAGACGTTTTTCACCAGATGTGGTCGGCGGACTACCTTTTGGGTTGGAGTTTGACCAACCTAACTAA
- a CDS encoding tellurite resistance TerB family protein gives MTREQPPHPLSPQDCLVAIMVAISAADANMRTAELVKIQNAVNHLPIFGSYDIDRIGDVSRIVFELFSEEEGLDALFGLIRDNLPEHLFETAYALACDVAAADGNIPESELRLLEEIRHELNIDRLHAAAIERGARARHIAG, from the coding sequence ATGACCCGCGAACAACCCCCTCATCCGCTCAGCCCGCAGGACTGTCTGGTTGCGATCATGGTCGCAATCTCGGCGGCGGATGCAAATATGCGTACCGCTGAGCTGGTGAAGATCCAAAACGCCGTGAACCACCTGCCGATTTTCGGGTCCTATGACATCGACCGGATCGGGGATGTATCGCGCATCGTGTTTGAGCTGTTCTCGGAAGAGGAAGGTCTGGATGCCCTCTTTGGCCTGATCCGCGACAACCTGCCGGAACACCTGTTTGAAACCGCCTACGCGCTGGCCTGTGACGTGGCCGCGGCGGATGGCAACATCCCCGAGTCCGAGCTGCGCCTGCTGGAAGAAATCCGCCATGAGTTGAACATCGACCGCCTGCACGCCGCCGCCATCGAACGCGGCGCCCGCGCCCGCCACATCGCCGGGTGA
- a CDS encoding lysine--tRNA ligase, producing MSELRDAAMKSKAWPFEEARKLVKRYAKGKPEKGYVLFETGYGPSGLPHIGTFGEVARTTMIKRAFEVISDIPTKLICFSDDLDGMRKVPGNVPNAESLHEHLQKPLTSVPDPFGEYESFGHHNNAMLRRFLDTFGFEYDFYSAKEFYESGQFDEVLKRAVEKYDDVMAIMLKSLREERRQTYSIFLPIHPETGRVLYVPMKKVCAETYTITFDDEDGKEWTVPVTGGNVKLQWKPDFGARWAALGVDFEMYGKDHSTNTPIYDGICRVLGQRAPEHFTYELFLDANGQKISKTSGNGISIDEWLTYAPTESLAYFMYQKPKTAKRMHFDVIPKAMDEYHQQLRAYPGQDVKAQLNNPVWHIHSGDVPASDMVVPFSMLLNLASVAGADDKAQLWGFIQRYAPEASPEANPQMDAAAGYAVRYYNDFVKPEKVFRTPTDQERAALEDLKAAFASADVALEQIAKKNAMMGNDDPLPEADFTDGDFLQSVVFAVGKNHGFENLRDWFKALYEVLLGQSQGPRFGSFAALYGAAETVALIEQGLNGELS from the coding sequence ATGTCTGAACTGCGTGACGCCGCAATGAAATCCAAAGCCTGGCCCTTTGAGGAAGCCCGGAAGCTGGTAAAGCGTTATGCAAAGGGCAAACCTGAGAAGGGTTATGTGCTGTTTGAGACCGGCTATGGCCCCTCGGGCCTGCCGCATATCGGCACCTTTGGCGAGGTCGCCCGGACCACCATGATCAAACGCGCCTTTGAGGTGATCAGCGACATCCCGACCAAGCTGATCTGTTTCTCCGACGATCTGGACGGCATGCGCAAGGTGCCGGGCAATGTCCCGAACGCCGAGAGCCTGCATGAGCATCTGCAAAAGCCGCTGACCTCGGTGCCGGATCCCTTTGGTGAATATGAGAGCTTTGGCCATCACAACAACGCCATGCTGCGCCGGTTCCTGGATACCTTTGGCTTTGAGTATGACTTCTACTCGGCCAAGGAGTTCTACGAATCCGGTCAGTTCGATGAGGTGCTGAAGCGCGCCGTTGAGAAATATGATGACGTCATGGCCATCATGCTGAAATCCCTGCGCGAAGAGCGTCGTCAGACCTATTCGATCTTCCTGCCGATCCACCCGGAAACCGGCCGTGTTCTCTACGTGCCGATGAAAAAGGTCTGTGCCGAGACCTACACCATCACCTTTGATGATGAGGATGGCAAAGAATGGACCGTGCCGGTCACCGGCGGCAATGTGAAGCTGCAGTGGAAGCCCGACTTTGGCGCCCGCTGGGCCGCGCTGGGTGTAGACTTTGAGATGTACGGCAAAGACCACTCGACCAACACGCCGATCTATGACGGCATCTGCCGTGTGCTGGGCCAGCGCGCGCCGGAACACTTCACCTATGAGCTGTTCCTGGATGCCAATGGGCAGAAGATCTCAAAAACCTCGGGCAACGGCATCTCGATCGATGAGTGGCTGACCTACGCCCCGACCGAGAGCCTGGCCTATTTCATGTATCAAAAGCCCAAAACCGCCAAGCGGATGCATTTTGACGTGATCCCCAAGGCGATGGACGAATATCACCAGCAGCTGCGCGCCTATCCCGGCCAGGATGTGAAGGCGCAGCTGAACAACCCGGTCTGGCATATCCATTCCGGTGACGTGCCTGCCTCGGACATGGTGGTGCCCTTCTCTATGCTTCTGAACCTCGCCTCGGTGGCCGGTGCGGATGACAAGGCGCAGCTTTGGGGCTTCATCCAGCGTTATGCGCCTGAGGCCTCCCCCGAAGCCAACCCGCAGATGGATGCGGCGGCGGGCTATGCGGTGCGTTACTACAACGACTTCGTGAAGCCTGAGAAGGTGTTCCGCACCCCGACCGATCAGGAACGCGCTGCATTGGAAGATCTGAAAGCGGCCTTTGCCTCGGCAGATGTTGCGCTGGAACAGATCGCCAAGAAAAACGCCATGATGGGCAACGACGATCCGCTGCCTGAGGCCGATTTCACCGATGGGGATTTCCTGCAGTCGGTGGTCTTTGCAGTGGGCAAGAACCACGGTTTTGAAAACCTGCGGGACTGGTTCAAGGCGCTTTATGAAGTGCTGCTGGGTCAATCCCAAGGTCCGCGCTTTGGCTCCTTCGCAGCGCTCTACGGTGCGGCGGAAACTGTGGCGCTGATCGAACAGGGGCTGAACGGCGAGCTGTCGTAA